Genomic window (Lutra lutra chromosome 17, mLutLut1.2, whole genome shotgun sequence):
gacatctgggctctttccatatttcgGCAATTGCAgactttgctgctatgaatgttgggtacgtgtgtcccttcaaatcactatgcttGTATCTTTTGCGTAAATATCTGGTAGTGCTTATTGTtgactttattcttattttctacttcatttcCTGTATGTCcagaagaaacttttaaaaacaagtgtataggggcgcctgggtggctcagtgggttaagccgctgccttcggctcaggtcatgatcccaggtcctgggttcgagccccacatcgggctttctgctcagcagggagcctgcttcctcctctctctctgcctgcctctctgcctgcttgtgatttctctctgtcaaataaataaataaaatctttaaaaaaaataaaataaaaataaaaacaagtgtaTATTTGACCTCTTTTCTTTAGAAGTTGTATACTTACAATTGGTGAGGTTTTCAACCTAGAAATTTCTGCATGATTTGAAAAACtaatcagagtttttttttttcttgaataggTTTAAACTCCTCCTTCACAATGCAAGGACATTATGCATAAATGTACTCACTGTATCCCATGGTTTTTATTGGtgatatgtgtttttttttaacttaaaaatacagatacagTGCACAGATAATGAAACTGATCACATCTGATCACTGAGCACATCTCTGTACACAGCACTCATATCAACTCAAAGAGGATCATCAGACCCCTGGAAGCTCCCATCTGCTCTCCCTGTCTGTCACTACTCACAGGGTAAACACAGCTATGACCTCTGCCAGCACACGTTATTATTGTCTGTTTGGTATTTAATGTAAAGATAGTAATAGAGCATTTAAAGTCAAATTTGtatttgacttttttcatttaagttgAGAATTTATGATTACATGTTGTCGAGGCTCATCCACTGGCATTGCTGTATAGAATTCTATTTTACAAATATCAAACTATCATTCCATTATGACCAAGAGTGGGTCAAGAGAAACAGGATTTAAGGATGAGTTCTCTGAATTGGTTCTTGGGTTTCTAGATGTGGCTTTATAATCTGATtagattttaaaatccaaaagaagggtgctgggtggctcagccggttaagcatctgcctttggctcaggtcgtgatcccagggtcctggaatggagccccacgtcaggctccctgttcagcgaggagtcgtttctccccccctcccccagcccatgtacgctcgctctcgctctttctcatgctctctctccctctctctcaaataagatctaaaaaaaaaatttttttaattgtacaaaaggggctcctgggtgtctcagtcaggtctgcatttgcctttgactcaggtcatgatcccagagtcctaggatcaagccttatgtgggctccctgctcagtggagaacctgcttcttcctctccctctgctgctccctctgcttgtgctctctctcgtacactctctctctcttaaataaaggagtaaaatcttttaaagaaattgtaaaaGAAAGCAGTGAGAACACATTGCAGAATATCTGCCTTTGACACTCCTTATCAGCCATTTCAAAGAAGTAAGTAtcggggtgcctgaatggcttgGTCGGTCGGTTGgtcgagcatctgactcttggttttgactccgGTAATGCTCTGCACGGAATCggcttcagattctttcccctctactcctccccatcccctgctcactcattcacacccccaccccaataaacaaataaataaataaaatctttttaaaaaataaaagaagtaagtaTCTGAAGTGTCTGGGTGGACATGTATTTGATACTTGCACACCATTTTAGATAACTAATAAGCATGATAACATTGGCTAGTTCCTCTCCATGTGGCTGGACAAACATGAAAGAAGAGGATGAGCTCGGGATTCAAATTCCCAGCTCAGGCTCTGTGTAAATGGCCCAAAGGACTGCGTGTGCCCTGAGAGAGACCCGAGTCTGGGTCTCCAGACCACCTTCCTGCCAATACACCCAAATCACCTTAACATTACAGAGAAAACTCTGCTTTCTCCAAATCTCATCACATGTCTGTTTATGTCGTCAGCACTCACTTGATTATCTTTAAAGACCAGCAGAAATATATCTATGTTTTTGTGCTTTCCTTTGCCCTGCTCCTCTTTAATCTGGCCATTTCTACATGAAAATATGGTCAACGTGCTCATCTCCCTTCACCACCTCATATTTCAAACAGATCAGTGCCCTCTCACTAAGGATGTGACTTACCTACAAAACTTAATAACTGGCTCCCAGAAACACCACTGCCTGAGAATGGACGTTTCCTCCAGCCCCACTCAGGCTATTCTTTATGTAGTGGGGACATTGTTTTCTTCAGTTGGAGGAATGACAGGACCATGCTCTACCCCCTGTTCATATACCTTTTCCTGAAACTGTGGGCCAGGTTCCTTTCTTGGAAATTTATTGCATTAGATTGAAAGCCACACACTTAAAGACTGCTCTGTAATATCCAGGTTGTGTCAAGTCCTGGTGTTTGTTATTGCATCAATTCCCTACTCCTTTACTGGCAGTATTAGGAAAACTTCAATTATTTACGTATTTAGAAGATAATGGTGTTTCATTACAATATTGTcatgatttattgtttattttttagaagatgcTCAGCATGTCCTGTTTACTGTTGTCTTGGACTCATTTTATTTAGGACCCTGAGGGGGATGAATGAATTGGCAACTGTACATTGTAGATATACATACAGTTTACATATTTCTCATAAGATGAGGGGATTTTATATTCCCTCTCCAGGCAAAGAGGAGCCTGGGTACCTTGGAGTTGTGGCTCATGAGCAGAAAGGGGCTAATAGTTGGGAAACACACAGCTGTCATCACAGTGACATTCACGAGGATCCAGCCAGGATTATCAGAAAGAGCCAAAATAACTTGAAAGACAGAGGAGAGGGTGTAAAAGTAGACAAAGGTGCTCACCAGGAGAAGGATGGTTTTGGTGGCTCTGGACTCCGGGGAGGACCTGGCGGAGACAGTTCTTCGTATATGTTGGACCCGCTTCTTGTGCCTGAACAGGATGAAAACCATGGTGCTGCTGGCCCAGAGCATGAGCCCCAAACATAGCATGTCGGGGGATGAGAGCAATACTGCATACAACGAGTCTGTGGTTTTTCCGTGATGAACTGAAGAACAGTATCCgaaattcttttcatttgtgaTGTTTTTGTCGCTCGATGCACTAATTATATACACAGGGAAAATGACATTTACCAGCATTTGCAGCATCCAACACAGGAAAATAGAGGGAGCAATGTACTTGGGAGCTTTTACTTTAAGCTCTGCCCACCAGGAGTTTGTGGGGCTGATCGTGATGGCCTGGTAGACACTCAAGATGCAGATGCTACTGATGGAtactcccctccccatcctgtgaagaaagaaaagaagtttgcATCCAAAGTGGCTAAGGATATGTTTCCACCCAAATGCTGCCATGGTCTGGGGGACTCCTTTACAGATCAAGACTAAGAAGTTGGCCACGGTCAGGTGCTTGTGAATGAAATCTGTGGACCTCGACCTGTAGTCAGTGAAGGAAAGGAGGATATAACGACAAAGAAGTGAGAAATTGCCCAGGATGCCAACCGTCGTCTGTGTTAAGAAGATCAGTCCTACCACCAGTTCGCTGTTGGCCATTTTCTCTGTTCCCAGTCACTGTTAGTTGCCTTCTGAGCTAAAATGTCCTTCATGGGAGCGCGAGGCATGGGCCAAATGTATCACGTCAGCAGAATTCCAGTATGTTCCCCCTTCCCTTCATTCCCCCTTGGAAACACAGCCTTCCAAGGACTGAACATAGAACTTTTGAGAGCGCTTATAATGTAAAATCTCTCCTGTGAGGGCACTCATGTGAGAACTTCTTCATGCTTCACGACCCTATGAGGCCAGGACTACTGTGGATGTAActaaaagaggaagagaacagacATACAGAGAGGCCAATTATTTTTCCACATCTGTTCCTTCAGACTGTGTGGGGACTGGGAACCGGTTGGGCTGGAAATGAGGATAGTTCACCGAGCGACCATGGTCTGCAAGAAAACAAGtcgctggagcacctgggtgtctcagtcggttaaatgtctgcctttggctcaggtcatgattgcagagtCCCGGAATttaaccccacatctggctccctgctcagcggggagtcttcttctctgcccctctcctgatttgtgtgccttctccctctctctctctctctctctccctttctctcatgttcactctctctcaagtaaataaaatcttaaagaaagaaagctcagTAGTTGTGTTCATCAAACAATCCAGATCTACAGTAAGTTTTGATTTGCCACCTTATGATTAATTGTAGAGTGGTGATAGTCTATAATTTTCATTAGAAGTTTCCATTAACTTGTGATGATTTATTGGACAGGACAATATCAATTATGGGTAAAGTGTTCAATATCTTAGTAAATGTACATGCACTGTTGGCAACAGAATATTGCAGGAACCTGTCCTGTTACAAGTTGTATGTAGTGCATGCGAGACCGGCTTGACATCAAGATGGCCACAGAAAGACTCATTTGCTTTTATGTCAGGAATGAAGTATAATGGTACCAATCACAGGAATTGTTGAATAATCACAAGTAATTCTTTAAACTTTGGGACATAAAGCACTAacacatgataaaaataataatagtgtaaGGCAGAAATTAAGTTAGTATTGATTTCAAATGATATACTTATCCATTTATTAATACCTCAGTTAAGTAAAGCTATTAATGCACTCAGATTTGTGAATATTACCATAAGACACTTCACTGCAAATTGGCATCTGTAAGGCGTATATTTTTATGCACTCTCTATGTCTAAGCACTGGGTTTTTATATTGACAGtagaataactttttaaagattttatttatttgtttgacagagagagggggagagagagaacaaggtagacagagtgacaggcagaagcaggcttcctgctgagcagggagcccgatgtgggactcaatcccaggactctgagatcatgacctgagccaaaaacgatgctcaacccattgagccattcaggtgtcccgaataatttttaaatgggtgGAGAGAACATGATATACACCTGACAGCTACCATCTGTAATGCATCATTGTTAGGTCAACTGTTCCTTACTTGTTCATTTCCTAACCTTCAAAATGAATGTTTCGCTGTCACTGACAGATTATGGAGATTTCCAGTGCAGACTCGGTTAGTGTCCCCAAAATTTAGTGGTAGATCCAGAGTTAGAGGACTCCTGTCCATTCAAGCCATTACCATTTGGATGATACACTTTCCTCACAGGGTCACATGCTTCCTGTACGTGCATCATATTCTTCACTACAAGCATGGAGGTGTCACAGGTGCGCCGCTAGCAACCCTGAGCATTTAGTCTACCATTCCTAGGATGTGGGCTGTACAGAAGGTTGATTTTACAGCTCAGTCCTTAAGGACCTAAGAATCAGTGAGTATTCATACTTGCAGGAAACACTAACTGTCACTATGAGTGAAGATGACTTTATTGCATTAGGAGCCATCAAGGATTGGTGAAGGTCTAGGACCCCATCTCTTTACTAGCTGAGTTCAAGCCTCAGAATTATTCCACCTTCCTGCATGGCTTTCAGAATGAATCAGGTGATACACAGAACATTGCCCTTTTCTGATATGGTCACTCACCCAGATTCTTGAGACACCTTTTCTTAAACGGACACCGCCTCTCAGTTTGAAGTAGAAATCCTCTCCAGCACCTTCCTGCTGCCAGGAGCTGCTCACTGCGAAGAGCATGGCAGCCAgtatgtgtgtgggaggggggcagCCAGACCCTGAGATATAAGCTCATGATTCTGTGAGGTCCCCGCCCTCAAGACTGCAATTATTTCATTTGCAGCTGCACTGGGAATATGGGTTTGGGAACTGAAGatgtttctgaaatatttccCCAGTTGTTAATtacaaaaaacaattataagtTTCTAGACAGAACCCCATAGGAGACTATTTGAGTATTTGTGAGAAGCTCTTTTCTCCCCCTTGGTCTCTCTGTGTAGACGGGGTCTTCTCTGAAGGACAGCAGGAAATACTGAGTTCTGACACATGAGGGACTGGTGGCCAGGTCTGTGTGTCTCACTGGATCCTTCACTTCCCAGAGAAGTTTCTCTACCCCGAAACTTTATTAATCTTCTGACCACTGAACTGAACCATCAATTACAGAATGAGACAAAATACCTGGGAAGAATATTCAGAGACACAAGTAAAAGGAGCAACATGATGTATACAACACAGTTAGAAATTGTTTCACAAATCAAAGTTAATGAATTTGGCCTTGTTTGAACAATTCAGTGCCAGTTAATAGGATCATTGTTTAGGAACATGTGCTTTACCATAACTGACCTCTCTTCATAAGAAATACAGACAGAACAATATCCACAGAAGAAAGAACGAAGTTTCTAAAAGAGTGTTTCACAGATTTAAAACAGAAGACCAGATGGCTCAACTGGAAGATTTTACAAGATTTACAAGATTTTGAATGAGCCAACCCTCATGTACTTAATTCAAGAAGATCACGTGGTTACAACAGTTCTTtactgtgttgttgttgttgttgttgttgttgtgtttgaATTTTCAGTAATGAGCTCTTGCTGCTTTGGtaagaagatatacaaattagGAGTTGAAACTGATCCTTCGGTTTTCCCTACAAACAAATCCACATGTGATGCAAGTTCACTGTGCAATGAGCAGTCATTTTCAAGTCAGAGCCATCATGGTGGGCAACTAAGACTGCACACAAACATGAACTCATTTATCCACTTACATGCAGATGGAAACACACGTGTGTATGCACACCCATATGCATATACTCACATACCAGGAGACATATACATAGTCACTCATGTACTTACACAACTGCAGTTGAAACTCCCAAACATTCAGGCACATACTGAACACATACAAGCTAACTCTCATCGACCTTAATGTTCACCACACCTTCACACAAACAGTTCACATTCATTATCACACAATTGGCTAACACAGTCATCGTGACATGTTCATATACAGAAGAAGAGTTATATCTCCAGACCTCTGGATGCCAGAAATGGGGACCCTTTTTATCATTAGTAGTCTTCCAAGCCTGCAACAATCCACAAGGAGAATATTTTCAATTGCACAGccttaaaaatttctttgagcATTACAACCCTAGGTCATGTCATGTGGTGGGAATGTTGGAGCATGCGGGGTGGGGCAGTTCATGGGAGTCTGATAGAGCAGGTGAGAGAGAAGGCACAGGGAAAGAAGGGCATAGGGACAAGACAGTTATGCCAAGGTCTTGGGTTGAAGGGGAGGAGAGTGTAGGAGAAGAAAGAATGCAGAGGGATAAAAGACAAGTGTGTTTGATGTCACAGAGAACACTGCCACATTTGAGGGTACAAGGACACAAAGTGTGCCAGGAAGTGAAGGTATGGGGTATATTGGGATCTGGGAAAAGAGAGGAGCGAGGTTTCACGGGAATGAAGGAGAAAACGGGGATGGGCACTTTGTAGGGAGACATTTATGGTCTGTGGTTAGTGAAATTCACAGGAGACAAGGTCTTAAAGGATTTAAAACTTGtttggagtggagggagagaataCGTGGGGGTTAGGTGGACCTTGAAGGAAGAGAGTGTGGTCTAAGGCAGATAGAGAATGTTAGAAGAGGAGAGGATTAGGAGAGGTTAGGAGAAGAGGAACATGAGGAGTGAGGCAATAGAGGCACAGGACAGTGAGGGAGTCAGGGAGCCAGGAGAAAGGGTCAAGGTGATAGAGATGGAGTAATGAGTATGGGTGTGGATTGGGTTCATATAGGAGTTGAGACTGGGACACTGGATGGTGTTGGGCATAGAGGACCCAGGGGAGATACTGGAATTGGGAGTGGATGTTTGGCAAGACAAAGAAGAGTCTGGATGGTGTGGTTTGTGGGAGTGATGGAAAGGGAGGAGGGTCACCTTGGAGTCCCTGGAATAGTGATCATGTAGGAACGGTATCAAGAAGATGACAAGAAGGAGATGGTGTGCAATGCAGAAGTCTGATGGGGCTGAGCACAGGTGAGGGGTGCATGCAGGTTTAGCAGGTGACTCCAGCTCCACGGGTGGGGTCATCGAGTATCTAGGTGGGAGATGGGTATGTGGGGTGGGGCAAAGGAATGACGGAGCTAGGAGGGATGGTGGTGGCACAGGACACATTGAAATCCACTCTTTGACCCCCATTCATTAATTCCAGCTTCATGGTTAAATCACAAGTGTCAAGCAagcttctaatttcatttaaGTGGCAAAACTCTTGCTCATATAAAATGCTCCACCACAtcatcaaatagaaaatatagtATAGGAGTGAAGGTGCCATTTTGGATAACAAAACTCAGCCCTTCCTTGGAAAATCAGGTAAAGGATGAGACCTGGATGGGTCAGGCTGGAGAGTATGTTTACTGGTATTCCACATTGCAAGTGTTGGGAAGACCTGTCCCATCCCAAACTCTACATTATTGAAAAACTGTTATGGGTCAAAGAAATTTTATGCCCCagcatatcattttttaaattttattttattttttcattgttccaagattcattgtttatgcactacactcagtgctccatgcaatatgtgccctccttaatatccaccaccaggttcacccatcccccccaccccttcccctccaaaacccttattCTGATGAAGATTCTTTTATGTGTTGTGACATTTGTAAAATCCAGCACTTTAATTATCTGAGCTTTAGTAACTCTTATTCATGGGttttattgtaagaaaataaaccaTGGGCTACCTGAAAATTTTAAGGATATTTCCCCCCGGGGTGTTTCATCATAAGAAACCATAagaactacatcaaaaattaatgacctactgcatggtgactaacataacaaaataaaaatttaaaaagaaaccataagaAGAAGGAATCACAGGTAATAGAGTTGTAGATTGATAAtgtctaaattatttttcatttcagaaattctACTGATTTCTTAATACAGATCTCCAATTTGGGGGTTGCTTCCTTGGTTTAGTTATGACACCAAGTAAAAGGAATATGGGAAGTTTAGAGTTACTTATGAGATGATCTTAACAAAGAGATGTTATCCCAGATTTTCTGGTGCATCCCAAGTAATTCCATGAGTCCTCGAGTGAGAGAACACACACAGATTTGacagaagaagaaatcagagagatttGAAGCATACAAGGGATTGAACAGACTTGCTGTCTTTGAAGCTGAAGTGTAGGTGAGCACACGTAGAAGCCGTAAGAAGGAGATAAATTGTACCAACAACCTAAAAGATTATGGAAGTGGATTCTTCCCCAGGCTCTGGAGATTGAAACCCAGGCTGATTGACACCCTGATGTCAGATGGTGACCCTAATCAGAGTACCCAGCCAAGGTCCCACATGTTTTTGATGTAAGTACTGTTTGAAATTAAATGTGTATCTTGTTAAACATCTATTATAGGAGTAATATCAATGCGACAGACTAAATATttattcctccccacccccaaatcacacggtgaaacctaatccccagtaTGATTGCATTTGGAGAGGGGGTTTGGGGCGATGCACAAGTGATGAGGATGAGCTCTCGTGAGTGAGAACACTCAC
Coding sequences:
- the LOC125088901 gene encoding vomeronasal type-1 receptor 4-like, translating into MANSELVVGLIFLTQTTVGILGNFSLLCRYILLSFTDYRSRSTDFIHKHLTVANFLVLICKGVPQTMAAFGWKHILSHFGCKLLFFLHRMGRGVSISSICILSVYQAITISPTNSWWAELKVKAPKYIAPSIFLCWMLQMLVNVIFPVYIISASSDKNITNEKNFGYCSSVHHGKTTDSLYAVLLSSPDMLCLGLMLWASSTMVFILFRHKKRVQHIRRTVSARSSPESRATKTILLLVSTFVYFYTLSSVFQVILALSDNPGWILVNVTVMTAVCFPTISPFLLMSHNSKVPRLLFAWRGNIKSPHLMRNM